The sequence below is a genomic window from Nicotiana tomentosiformis chromosome 6, ASM39032v3, whole genome shotgun sequence.
tattatgttggaactttctgTGTcatggagttccaacataatatgctagaaATTTATACGCATGAGCTTCATAATCccgcatattatgctgaaacttttcgtgtttcaataaaatagtggctatttttctaTGACTTctcaaacgctggctatttttcgaTTACCAGTCCGAAAAATAGCTAGCTCGTGCTATTTTGACACCACTGTTAGATATGAGACTAGGCCAAAGGACCTAGGTGCATTGGACCATAAGAAGAAGATATTTTGGAGCAGAAAATTACCCCCAATGACCTAGAAAATGGTTGTTCTTAATTTTTTTAACCCCCGCTTACCCCATGAGCAAAATCCTCAAGGTCAAAAGTCAAAAGTGTTACCCATGGAAAAAGCGAAAAATAACACTTGTTAACTTGAAGTTCTACCCGTGAGACAACCGATgtcaaaaaaatcaaaaagtgcAAATCACCCTTTTGGGAGACCGTGACCCGTTAAGATAAGTTTTGCACGCAGATTTCGGCCGGCATTAAGTAAGGATTTCAAATTGATGAGCAAAACTTCCCTTGTCACAAAAATCGTCAGAATTCCTAGCCAAATCTTAACAATGCAATTTTGCCACGGATACAAATTGATTGGCAAAACTTTCCTTGTCACAAGTCATCATAAAGTTTCTTTTTTTTCCTCCTAAAGATATATCTTTCCAAATTGTTAATAGAGAATGGGACAGCTCTATGCAAAAAGGGATCCAACTGCATATTCGATTGTGCAATTCTGCATTTGAATTTTATATATTCAAAATTTACAGGTACTGTCACTAATGAACTGGTTGAATGAGCATTTTTTCTTACGCATGATCTTCAGGAAGCACAAGTTATGTTTTCAAATTGTAAAGTCCGGGTTTTCTCGTTATTCATTTCTTGTAATTTCCAAATATACCTTTATTGTTCTAACTAGTGGAGTGTTACTTAAATGAGACATTTAAAGAGAGATAAATGATAGTTTAAAGTTACGAATACGTTTATGATTAAAACTATTAACAGCGTGTTTGGATAGTTGTTACATATTGTTTCTTAATGTatcatattgtattgtattatattatacTGTATCATTTGttgaatacaatgtttggataaatTGTATCATTTACCGTTGTTTTATGATGTCACGTAccagcaatatgaagaataaacttgcagtattacaaatatatatatatatatatatatatatatatatatatatatatatatatatatatatatatatatatatatatatatatatggtacggggtagaattattatataaaaaagtagggtaaatgattatttaataataataaagggcAAGATGACAAAAAAAGATaaggtaacgacgcgaccacaccaaattagtcgttacataaagtgacacttGTCGTCGTTACCTAACGACGgatttaacaatacgatacaataaaatttaagtaacaattaaaacaaacattgtatttaaagtaataaTATGATACAATATtatatgtaacaaccatccaaacaaatgTCCTTGCATTGGAGCTCATAAAGCTCCATATATGTGTGAATATAAAGCCTAGATCTTTCTTCCTCACCACTTTCCCGACACTTGATGTATATTGAATAAATTTACATGACTTATGCAAAGAAAACAAACTAGTACAACTTTGTGATAACAGTGAAGAAATTTAAACAGCAGCCAGCATGATGCATTTTATAGAGCTAGAAATTAGCAATGTTTAAGAAGAAATTCCCACTCACCTTGGGCCGGATGGGATTGAGGGAAATAATGGAGCAGAATCTACTATATTGATATCTGATACGTTTTGTGTAATAAGAAAGTTATAGTCCAGACTCTTTTCAACATCCACCGCGCCCTCGATGACCATGACAACTATTGACATTGATGGTCTCTTGGCATAATCGCGTTGTAGACACCACGCAGCAACTTGCATTATATCTACTACTTCTTCCTTATAAAGCTGCATATCTTCACTGCGCTTATCAATCAGATCCATTAGTCGCCTTTCCTCTGCCTTTCTCTTGAAAAGACTAAACAATAGCCTTTGCTCCTCGGGCTCAGATGGCTCGAAATTTTTCCTTCCACACAAGATCTCCAAGACTACAACGCCATAGCTATAGACATCTACCTTTTCTGTTATAACTGCACTAAGCCATTCAGGAGCTAGATAGCCAGGAGTACCTCTCATGGTAGTCACAACTTTGCTCTGAGTCCGATCTATTAGCTTGGAAAGTCCGAAGTCAGAGAGCTTAGCATTATACTTCTCATCTAGGAGAATGTTTTGAGGCTTAATATCCAAATGTAGAATTTTTTGCCTGCATTCTTCGTGGAGGTAGGCTAGTCCTTTGGCTACGTCATGAATAATCTTCTTCCTGCATTTCCAATCTAGAACGATTTCTTGATTGCCAGAGTAGATCCATTTGTCTAGTGATCCATTGCTCATAAACTCATATACTAGAAGTCTGTGAGATTTCTCAGCACAGAAGCCAATTAATTGGACCAAGCTGAGATGATGTATGCTGCCAATGGTTTCAACCTCAGCTAGGAATGATTTCTTGGCTTTGCCTATTCCGTCAAGGCATTTCACTGCAATCTTTCTGCCGTCTTTTAAGGTCCCTCCGAACACTGATCCGAATCCTCCTTCACCAAGTTTTTTGCTAAAGTTCTCAGTTGCAGACTTTAGATTGTCgtaagaaaatctaacaggcatTCCTGGCATGTTATCTAGATAATGCTCTTCCACTTCATCTTCCTTTCTCTTCTTCCAGAGTATGAAAATTATGCATCCGATTATAATGCCAAGAATGGAAATTCCTGTAACAGATCCCACTATAGCACCATTCAAGTGCCTTTTCCTTCTTGCAACAGCTGGTTGAGTTTCATTCTGTAATTTCACATTCTGTACTTTCACAAATGCAGAGGAATTATACCTTGTCTTGTCCTTCTCATTATTCATCAATGAAAATATCTCGGATGGAAGGTAGCACTCCCCAGTAGAAGAATTTGAACCAAAAATAGCAGCTTTACAAGAACAATTCCTCAAACATGCATTTTTACAGGTAGTCATGTCTGTATCAATAATATCTGCACTAAACGCGAAATAATTCACATCATTGAGCTCCAAATATCTGTGGTTTTTTGAGTCATTACAAGTCATTTTTGTGATCTCAGAACAACCAAGATTAGGCTGCCTATCATTTATCTGTCTAAAATAGTTTGTTGAATCAGAACTTGATTTGGGACAACTACACTGCCCTTTTGAGCAAATGCCGTATCTTCCACATGCCATTGGGTAAGCACACTCACCATAAAAGCCTGTAAAAAGGTCATTGACCTCTTTCCACTGGTCTTGCCACTCATACACTTTCAAGTGCCCATCAAATTCCAGTTTCAAAAATTGAGCTGAAGATACAGGAGCAACGGAAACCAGTATCCGCGGATTCTTGGAGTCACTGGAATTGGTGAATAAAGCTAAGCTTCCATTCAAATACATGACATAGTTGGATGCTTTACTAGCAGTTAGTCCATCTATGGAACTCTCAAAATATGTTTGTGGTGGACTCGACTCAACGAAAGCAATCAAACCATTATTTGTGGCAGAGAAAGAAAACAAACCTCCCTCAGTCCAGTTTGTTGCTGAGACACTTGCTGTTAGCTTCTTTCCTGATACTAACTTCTGTCCAGGTACCAAAGAATCAGTTGGATGATCAAAAGATTGCCAAACAGTAACATTGTTGACATCAAAGAGAACAAGATTTCCCAAATGAGTCAACTTTAAGCCAGCAACAGATTTCTCAGTAGTATTTGTTGACCAAACCAAAGTACCATCAGCATCTCTAAGTACCAAGTTTCCTCCTAATGTGAGCTGCAAAGTTGCATTGATCCTAACTGGATTATTCCTATTAGCAGACCAAACAACTTGTGGGAATCCTACATTAACAGCTGTAATAGAGGAAATACTATTTGTGTACACAATGAAAATGGCAAAGATGTAAGTTTCACAATTGCCATTACAGTAGAATCCACAAGCATATCTTGGACCAAAGCTTCCTTTAATAAGTATAGCCCTTACTATAGAGCCATCAGTGAAGTTCACTGAATGTGGTGCTGAATAACTGTTGATCCAAGTCGTTGAAAGATTTGCAGTTGGATAATCAAAAGGTTGGCTGGTTAATGaatgaaaataacaaaaatagtgAACAAGAAAGGGAAAATCCAGCTTACAGCCATAAAGAAGAAATTTGTATGATATCTGTAAGATGGTGAAGTGGCCTAAGTAAACCTCATTTTAATTTAAAATAGATGCATGGACTTGGACACTTAGAAAGAATCAACCCCAGAACATTGACCTATCATTTACTTCTTGACTTACTTTGTTGGTCAACCACTATTTTATTTTCAACTTACATTATGGTTTGGAAGGAAAAAAGGGACCTGCTTAAATTAGTGGAAACTTGGAAAGACTAATTAAGTGGACTGCCAAAGGAGTCAAATAGAAAACATTGACCTTCCCATTCCATCCAACTTCCCTGCTTTTTCCTAGAAGGGCAGCCCAGGGCAGTCCAGCGCGGGATGCGGAGAAGGGTTGGATCACACTAGTTTTATGTATGCAGCCTTACTttgcatttttgcaagaggttATTTCTGCAAGTTGAACCTGTAACCTCTTGATTACAGGATGGTAACTTTTACCTTTGTGCCAAGACTTTCCTTCAGCTTCTTCCTcaaattcttttttatttattttttgtttggaTGTACTGAAATTGAATGACTACTTCTAAAAGTTTAAACTTTTAGAGAGATgcaactttttatttttattttttttatcttgCGTTTTCACACATCTTCATATAGAGAGTTGATTCTTTCTCTTGGATCATACGCATAAAGATATGCATAAATATTTACTTACTTTTCCTTTAATTTGCAGATTTCTTCCCAGTAAAATGAACAATAGAATGAAAGAATGTGAAAAGGAAGTACGAGAAAAAATTTCATGTCTAATTGACAACAGATTAAAGGCAAAAGAAGAAGGCAATGGCAAGGCCCTCAATAATGACCTATTGGGTATATTATTAGAGTCAAATTCTAGAGAAGTTGAAGAGCATGGTAACAAGAAGTTTGGAATGAGTATACCTGAAGTAATTGAAGAGTGCAAATTATTCTATTTTGCTGGGCAAGAGACTACATCAATGTTGCTTGTGTGGACATGCGTGTCCCTCAATCACGTTAATATGTTATGCACGCTAGATAAAAATATTCCACAAGATTATTCAAAAAACTTTTTTTAGAATATTCTTTTAGCCCATTCTCTTTCCTCTCACAAACACCTTCACCATCTCACGCCTTTCTTCTCCTCAAAAATAGTCATCCGCCATTTTCTTATCATCTGCACCGCAACACCAAAAGAAATTCTCCATCACAAGTTCTGGACATTTTCATGACAAACCACCAATTCTTCCTCATTTCCATCTTACAGAACACACCAGCAACCATCTTGCAAACACCCAACAACCATCTCCTCTCCATGAAAAAGAGCTTTGAAGTCACTATTCGCAACTTCGAAATTTCACAAGTGTGGTCAAAGTTGCTTGAAATTTTAGGAGCCGTGAATCACTGAATTGGCAGTAGAACCGTGAAGTCAAACCCAAATGGGGTTTTTGCAAAGTAAAAACAGCAGTTGTGGCAATACCAAAGTCAGAGTACCGCTACAATAATGAGACGGGACAGCTAACCATGGACAAACAGAGCGACAACGGAAAAAATGCATTATAGAGGCTTGCCAATGAGTATTTCCAGCCAGTCAAATCCAAAGTGATGTGGTGATTTTTGTAGTTTGGAGAGTGATTTTGTGGAAGAGGAAAGAAAGAACAACGGAAAAGGGTGGTCGGAGATGAGAAAAAGGACACCGGTGAGAGCTCCTAATGAAACTTACATCAATCATCATTGCAGGCCGCAACTGGGTTTTTCGGTAGTCTCCTCTTCGATGTcatttttggggatttgagaGCTTATTAAGAAAGCCAAACGAAAGAAAAGAGATGAAAAGTCACCAGAAAAGATTTTCCCAGCGAGGACTTGTTTTCCAATGATTGTAGCTTTTTCCTGGAGGTAAAATTACTTGAAATTTTGGAGAGGTGGGCACCCTAACAATTCTTAACTGAAAAGTTCACCCCTCTAGTGGGAGGGGAGAAGAGGAGGGGTGAAGAAGGGGGGTGAAGCCGTGAAGGTGGAGGAAGAGGAGGTGGTGGCAGTGGAGTTGGGGGAAATTTGGGAAGGGGTAAATCTTTAatcttttttcaaaataaaaaataccaaTCCACTCCCTTCATACGTGTGTATACCACGCACTTTGTCCATCTCAATCATGTCAATGCCACATAAGCTCGGTCAATGGCCAGAGGCATTTAAAACACTTGTATTAATCGAGTTGAGGTATATGTATGACCGTGAAGTTAGGGGGTCGGGAACACAATCCCGGTGTGCATTTGGCTATTCGGCCTAGAAAATATAGGTAACTACTAACTTCTagcactttttattttattttgtataatgTTGGCCTGAGACAAAGTTAAATGGAGAAATATGGTCAGTGAGGGTCAATGGGGATTCATATAGCCGTTGTTTGAGATTGAGGGTATTTGTTGTAAGTATATAATTTTATCATTCACTTGAGCAAGGTCCAAACACAGTTTACTGACAGAAGAAACATCTCTTTggttttaacttttctttttttcttttttctttttttttgggttgggggggggggggggggggggattctaAGTTACAATGACATAAATGTATTCCTTAACTACAAGGTAAGCaagaaaaatactttttcccaaattaAAAATGAAAACAGTTCAAATTCACTTACCTTATATTTTGTGAAATCACATGATCCTACTataagggcagcccggtgcactaagctcccgctatgcgcggggtccggggaagggccggaccacaagggtctatcctATCCTACTATCAAGAGctaaataaaattatttgtatTTCATCCCTAAAGGTCCAAATTTGCTATGTAATATCTTATTGACGCAAGCACGCATCACTTTATCAGCCTACTTACCAACTTATAACAAACCTACTTACCATAAGTGAGTCAAGTAACAGAAAAATGATAATCGGCAGGTAATTAATTggattctttcttttttcttttaagaaACTCAATAAAAGTGTGAAACATCAATTATTACCCTACTTCAATTCACAAAAACCAAGCTCAAACTAATGATCCCCTTTCTTAGTTTCCTACCTTCCAAATGTGAGAGGAGATCTTAAGCAAGCAATTAAACAATCTATCTTTCTGGATTAGCATGCATTAATTGTTTGTGGTACAAACTCTTGTCTTTGCTTTATTTACCCTGTATAAAATAGTGCTTTCTCTTGCCATCTTGCCATCAACTTGCTTTTGGAGCTCTCTTCGCTATCAAACAACTTCAGAAAGCGAGCAGTCTCCCTTTCAAGAACTCCCCCTCCCCCACCCAACATTTCTTCTTAAACAATAGAAAAGAGTAAGAAAGCAAAATCTTCAATTTCATATCCCAAGAAAAATGTCAGACTATTACCCTGAAGAACTGATGGTTCAAATCTTCTCAAGGCTTCCTCCCAAATCTCTCCTCCGATTTAGGTGCATATCAAAATCATGGAACTCACAAATTTCAAGCCCTGAATTCATATGGCTGCACACCCTGCAAATTCTACTAAAACCCTCTACAGGTACAATCATGAGGTACTTCTCAACAATTGAAAGGAAGGAAAAATATTTAATTGTGCGTAGGGATGCATCAGCAGATGTTGACCCTGTAATAACATTAGGATCCCCTTTTAGTGGCAGAGTACGATATTACTGTAGGATCGTAGGTGTATGCAATGGTGTGGTCTGTTTGTCAAATGATTTATTTGGATATGATAATCTTTTGGTACTTTGGAACCCTAGAATAAGCAGATGCCTCACCCTCTCTACGCCTGCTCGTTGTTGTGACAATGTGTGGACTTATAAGTTTGTCTTTGGGTTTGGCTTTGCAATTAAAACGAGAGATTACAAGGTTGTGAAGATGGCCTATACTCATGGGGATTATCAGGATTTGGCGCCACCTAAGGTTGAGGTATATGCACTTAGTTCGGGAATTTGGAATGAATTTGATGGTTTTATTCCAGACACTGGTGTTATAGAGTACTTTTGGACACAAGCTGTTGTTTGTGGGAAGGTCCACTGGACTGCATACAAGAGAACTGGGGAGGGAAGAAGGGTGGAGAACTTGATAATGGTGTTTGATCTGAATGATGAGATTTTTCAGGAATTATCATTACCAGAAGTTTTGGCTAACGAAATACCAATGAATCTGAATGCTGCAGAGTGTAGGGAATCACTTGCTGTGTATCAGTATGATACACGTATTTGGAGCAGCAGTTGTTCCATTTGGGTAATGAAACAATATGGAGACACTGAGTCATGGAGCAAGGAGTATAATGTTGCACTTGGCAACGAGCATTTAATGGTACTCGGCATTAGTGATAATAGTGAAATATTGTTGACTGAATCAATAGGGATGCTAGCTTTATATAATCCTGAGACGCAAAAAAAGGAGCGCCTTGGTATTCCTGGCACTGAGTACTCTTTTTATTTTGATACTTACGAGGAAAGCCTTGTTTTGCTAGATAAAGGGGTTGTACTGCCTCCACTTGATTTATCATCGGAGGAGACAAcggatgatgatgaagatgaagaaaatgATGTTGAGAATGCTCCTCAAAGCTGGATGCATTATATTATGCATCAGTATCTCACAGCTTTTCTTGGAGCCGGAAATATCTAAGAGCTTGCCTGCATCTAAAATAATGAACAAATGTTATAAAGTTCAGGCCGACCTTCTGCGGAAGATTATATATCTGCTTTCTGTCAGGCCATCCCAATTTCATTTATCACAGCTATGTATCATGTGCTCGGTGTTATGCTTGTTATTACAACTTTAATCAATTTTGACTGCTACACCATTTGTGGTTTTATGTTTGGCTACATTGACCAAATCAAGATGAATATTCGAATCAAATGTGTCAGTCAATGCAATTTACTTTTAGGTGGGGAAAGCCGTAAACCCTTGAACCTTTTAGCTTTGAGATATTTCGGTAACACATAACTATTTTGAAATTGTAACAGTTGACAAATGAATAAGAATACATAAATCACACCACTAACAAATGGCACAGTTCAAGTAATCAAAATTTTATGGTAAACATTACTGGGAAATCTAGTTGTTGATTGGTGATAAACTTCCCAATCAAAGATGAGATACCCACTACCAAATTAATGTGCTTTCAACTTTAATCTTCTTAAGCTTCATTTTAGTTACAAATATCTGCAGCAACAGAACAAGGCAGCAGATTATTAGCTTCATTCGTGTATCGCTTTGATACTGAAGTACACTAAGTGTTATAGGCGTCACCGTAAACCAACACAAAAAAATAAAGCAGTTTCCATaaaccaaaaatatcaattttctGCTATGACCAAATGATTAAATGAACAACAGAAATATTCACGCAAGTCCGTCAGCGGTCAGCTTGTTTAGCTATGGGCATATAGATAATCAAAGTGATTCAAGATCTCAGTAGCTCAGATAGGCAGACCCAAGACTTACCTATAGATGTTCGCGGACAGTTTTCTCCGGCCAATCATCTGGTTCTTCTGTGACATGCAAAAGAAACATGTGCCCTTATGAAATGTGCCTTGGCTTTTGCTCTTGAAACTCCAAGTACCCAAGAATTCCTGAACCTCAAACGCACACATAACCCCAGAGTCTTAAAAGATCTCAGTTAAAGCTGCATCTTCTAATGCCTCATCAGTTTCCCAACCATCCTGTAATTACGTTACAAAACAAAAAGAATGTCAATCCAAGGATTATTAacaatattattgttgattggcTTAATTAATAGGAAAGATTTGATTCATTTTACTCTAATTGATTGTAACTGATTGTAATTTATTTCCTTCCCTAAAATAGTCATAGGACCTAGTGTTTAAATACCTTTACTTAGGGAGGTAAGAAATACACAGAAATACtagtcttttcttcttcttcaaaaggTTCCTTAATCTCGAAAAGAGGTCGAGTTTTTCTCTCTCCGTTGAAGCTATCCGAAACTAAACACCTTTCTGTTAGTGTTGTCAAGAAGGTAAACCACTATCGGCGAGGCAGATTATTTTTCAGCAATTTTCTTCAGATTTCCTTCTGATTGAGCAGAAAATATGGAGACATTCAAGGAGACGGTTTCTAGAGAAATCTTGTCTTCAGATGAAATTCAGCTCTCCATCGCTTCCTAGCCAAACTTGACTCTGCTAATGTTGTCACATCCAATTATGTGCAATCAGGTAATGCCTTTGCTGCTCACCTTAATTCTTAAGTTGTTTATTCTGGTACAAATAGACACATAACAGGCTCTAAGGCATTCAAAACTATTCTCTGTGTCTCAAAAGAGGTAACGTCAAAATAGCCAATGGTTTTTAACACATATCTCTGGAAGAAAATCTATCGTTTGTACTCCTAATATTAAACTGTCATACTGTGCTCCATGTCCCTGCATTCCTTCTCTATTAGTGCCATCACCAAAACTCTAAACTGTAAAATCGAGTTCTTTCTCGATCGTTGTATTTTTCAGGATCTTCAAATAGGAAAAAGGATTGCAGTGGCTGATTGCGTGATGACTTGTATATATTAGATAGAATTCAAACTCTGGTCAAGCCTTTTTTGAGGAAAGTAAGGATATCAACCAAGAAATAGTACAACGACATAGACGGTTTAGACACACATCATTTTTGTCTTGAAGAAGTTATATCCCGATTTGTTCTCAATGACTCAATTTGAATCTTTGTTCTGTGATGCGTGTGAATATTCCAAGCATACTAGAAACTCTTATCATGTGAGTGATAATTGAAGCACAACTCTGTGTATGACTATTCATTCTGATGTATGCGGTCCTACCCAAACTGTTTCTTTATCTGGTACTCGATGGTTTGTTACTTTCATTGATTGTTGTACTAGGATGACTTGGTATATTTGTTAAAAGCTAAAAGTGAAATTTTCTCTTGTTTTCGGTCCTTTCATAAGATGATTTGAACTCAATTGATGACAAAATAAAAATCTTGAGAACTAACAATGGCAACGAATACATGGATAAAAGATTTAGTGCTTATTTGGAGTCCAATGGATAGTCCATCGGACTAGTGTCCTTACACTAGTGCACAAAATGGGGCCGCTGAAAGAAAAAATAGGCATTTGTTAGAAGTAGCGAGATCTCTTATATTCACCATACATCTACCAAAACCTTATTGGGGATGTTATTCCAGTAGTTACCTCTCTTATTAACAGAATGCCACTTAAAACACTCAATTTTCACAAGGGAAAGTGAAATTGGAGAAAGAATTCAGGAGGAGACTATTGGGCGTTTAGATGGGCCTGATTTGGAAACATACTCAAGGAGAAATAGAGCAGAAGAAGTTGTCATGCAATCTATCGAAGCTAAACCT
It includes:
- the LOC104110920 gene encoding G-type lectin S-receptor-like serine/threonine-protein kinase SD2-5 encodes the protein MCAFEVQEFLGTWSFKSKSQGTFHKGTCFFCMSQKNQMIGRRKLSANIYRNNPVRINATLQLTLGGNLVLRDADGTLVWSTNTTEKSVAGLKLTHLGNLVLFDVNNVTVWQSFDHPTDSLVPGQKLVSGKKLTASVSATNWTEGGLFSFSATNNGLIAFVESSPPQTYFESSIDGLTASKASNYVMYLNGSLALFTNSSDSKNPRILVSVAPVSSAQFLKLEFDGHLKVYEWQDQWKEVNDLFTGFYGECAYPMACGRYGICSKGQCSCPKSSSDSTNYFRQINDRQPNLGCSEITKMTCNDSKNHRYLELNDVNYFAFSADIIDTDMTTCKNACLRNCSCKAAIFGSNSSTGECYLPSEIFSLMNNEKDKTRYNSSAFVKVQNVKLQNETQPAVARRKRHLNGAIVGSVTGISILGIIIGCIIFILWKKRKEDEVEEHYLDNMPGMPVRFSYDNLKSATENFSKKLGEGGFGSVFGGTLKDGRKIAVKCLDGIGKAKKSFLAEVETIGSIHHLSLVQLIGFCAEKSHRLLVYEFMSNGSLDKWIYSGNQEIVLDWKCRKKIIHDVAKGLAYLHEECRQKILHLDIKPQNILLDEKYNAKLSDFGLSKLIDRTQSKVVTTMRGTPGYLAPEWLSAVITEKVDVYSYGVVVLEILCGRKNFEPSEPEEQRLLFSLFKRKAEERRLMDLIDKRSEDMQLYKEEVVDIMQVAAWCLQRDYAKRPSMSIVVMVIEGAVDVEKSLDYNFLITQNVSDINIVDSAPLFPSIPSGPR
- the LOC117280231 gene encoding F-box/kelch-repeat protein At3g23880-like, producing MSDYYPEELMVQIFSRLPPKSLLRFRCISKSWNSQISSPEFIWLHTLQILLKPSTGTIMRYFSTIERKEKYLIVRRDASADVDPVITLGSPFSGRVRYYCRIVGVCNGVVCLSNDLFGYDNLLVLWNPRISRCLTLSTPARCCDNVWTYKFVFGFGFAIKTRDYKVVKMAYTHGDYQDLAPPKVEVYALSSGIWNEFDGFIPDTGVIEYFWTQAVVCGKVHWTAYKRTGEGRRVENLIMVFDLNDEIFQELSLPEVLANEIPMNLNAAECRESLAVYQYDTRIWSSSCSIWVMKQYGDTESWSKEYNVALGNEHLMVLGISDNSEILLTESIGMLALYNPETQKKERLGIPGTEYSFYFDTYEESLVLLDKGVVLPPLDLSSEETTDDDEDEENDVENAPQSWMHYIMHQYLTAFLGAGNI